The proteins below are encoded in one region of Hordeum vulgare subsp. vulgare chromosome 3H, MorexV3_pseudomolecules_assembly, whole genome shotgun sequence:
- the LOC123442672 gene encoding uncharacterized protein LOC123442672: MPSTSSAVGRLQAAANSSSSSSSRSSFSDQLLLPREAGQMVSLSACAKFGAVSFVVGVVVGFTLNKRLRRLATKLLKRIKDDS; the protein is encoded by the exons ATGCCTTCCACTTCGTCGGCGGTGGGGAGGCTGCAGGCCGCcgccaactcctcctcgtcctcctcctcgcgctCCTCCTTCTCCGACCAGCTCCTTCTGCCCAGGGAGGCAGG CCAGATGGTGTCTCTGTCGGCTTGCGCGAAGTTCGGCGCTGTCAgctttgttgttggcgtcgtggtTGGCTTCACCCTGAATAAAAGGCTGCGCCGGTTGGCTACCAAGCTGCTCAAGAGAATCAAGGACGATAGCTAG